One Peromyscus leucopus breed LL Stock chromosome 2, UCI_PerLeu_2.1, whole genome shotgun sequence DNA window includes the following coding sequences:
- the Foxo6 gene encoding forkhead box protein O6: MAAKLRAHQVDVDPDFAPQSRPRSCTWPLPQPDLAGDEDGALGAGVAEGSEDCGPERRATAPAMAPAPPLGAEVGPLRKAKSSRRNAWGNLSYADLITKAIESAPDKRLTLSQIYDWMVRYVPYFKDKGDSNSSAGWKNSIRHNLSLHTRFIRVQNEGTGKSSWWMLNPEGGKTGKTPRRRAVSMDNGAKFLRIKGKASKKKQLHLPERSPDDSPPGAPVPGPLSASAKWAASPASHASDDYEAWADFRGSGRPLLGEAAELEDDEALEALAPSSPLMYPSPASALSPALGARCPGEIPRLAELGGPLGLHGGGVAGLPDALLDGAQDAYGPRARAGTPAYFGGCKAGAYGGGGGFGPPALGALRRLPMQTIQENKQASFAPAAAPFRPGALPALLPPPPPAPRPGPMLGAPGELALAGSAAAYPGKGAAPYAPPAPSRSALAHPISLMTLPGEAGAAGLAPPAHAAAFGGPPGGLLLDALPGPYAAAAAGPLGAGPDRFPADLDLDMFSGSLECDVESIILNDFMDSDEMDFNFDSALPPPPPGLAGAPPPNQSWVPG, from the exons ATGGCTGCGAAGCTGCGAGCGCATCAGGTGGACGTGGACCCGGACTTCGCGCCGCAGAGCCGGCCGCGCTCGTGTACCTGGCCCCTGCCGCAGCCCGACTTGGCCGGCGACGAGGACGGGGCGCTGGGCGCAGGGGTGGCCGAAGGCTCTGAAGACTGCGGGCCAGAACGCAGGGCGACGGCCCCGGCGATGGCCCCAGCGCCGCCGCTGGGCGCGGAGGTCGGACCGTTGCGGAAAGCAAAGAGCTCCCGACGGAACGCGTGGGGGAACCTTTCCTACGCCGACCTCATCACCAAAGCCATCGAGAGCGCCCCGGACAAGAGACTCACGCTCTCGCAGATCTACGACTGGATGGTCCGCTACGTGCCCTACTTCAAGGATAAAGGCGACAGCAACAGCTCGGCCGGCTGGAAG AACTCCATCCGGCACAACCTGTCGCTGCACACCCGGTTCATCCGCGTGCAGAACGAGGGCACTGGCAAAAGTTCGTGGTGGATGCTGAACCCTGAGGGCGGAAAGACTGGCAAGACCCCGCGGCGCCGGGCCGTGTCCATGGACAACGGGGCCAAGTTCCTGCGCATCAAGGGCAAAGCAAGCAAGAAGAAGCAGCTGCACCTGCCGGAGCGGAGCCCAGACGACAGCCCTCCGGGTGCACCCGTTCCAGGGCCCCTGTCGGCCTCCGCCAAGTGGGCCGCCAGCCCGGCCTCACATGCCAGCGACGACTACGAGGCGTGGGCCGACTTCCGCGGCAGCGGGAGACCCCTGCTCGGGGAGGCGGCCGAGCTGGAGGACGACGAGGCCCTGGAGGCCCTGGCACCGTCCTCGCCGCTCATGTACCCGAGTCCCGCAAGCGCGCTGTCGCCCGCCCTAGGCGCTCGCTGCCCAGGCGAGATACCGCGTCTGGCCGAGCTGGGAGGCCCGCTGGGCCTGCACGGGGGCGGCGTCGCGGGGCTACCGGATGCCCTGCTGGACGGCGCGCAGGACGCGTACGGGCCGCGGGCACGCGCCGGGACTCCCGCCTACTTTGGCGGCTGCAAGGCGGGCGCCTACGGTGGGGGCGGGGGCTTCGGGCCGCCGGCGCTGGGCGCGCTGCGCCGTCTGCCCATGCAGACCATCCAGGAGAACAAGCAGGCCAGCTTCGCGCCGGCCGCCGCACCCTTCCGCCCCGGGGCGCTGCCCGcgctgctgccaccgccgcctCCCGCACCGAGGCCCGGCCCGATGCTGGGCGCGCCCGGGGAGCTGGCGCTGGCTGGCTCGGCCGCCGCTTACCCCGGCAAGGGAGCGGCCCCGTACGCGCCGCCGGCGCCCTCGCGCAGTGCCTTAGCCCACCCCATCAGCCTTATGACGCTGCCCGGCGAGGCGGGCGCCGCCGGCCTGGCCCCACCGGCCCACGCCGCAGCCTTCGGGGGTCCGCCCGGCGGCCTCCTGCTGGACGCGCTGCCCGGGCCCTACGCGGCTGCTGCAGCCGGGCCGCTGGGTGCCGGGCCTGACCGCTTCCCGGCCGACCTGGACCTCGACATGTTCAGCGGAAGCCTCGAGTGTGACGTCGAGTCCATCATCCTCAACGACTTCATGGACAGCGACGAAATGGACTTCAACTTCGACTCAGCCCTGCCTCCGCCGCCCCCGGGCCTGGCCGGGGCGCCACCCCCTAACCAGAGCTGGGTGCCGGGCTGA